The following proteins are co-located in the Fusobacterium perfoetens genome:
- the ybaK gene encoding Cys-tRNA(Pro) deacylase: MKKTNAVRELDQHKIKYSLREYKVDENDLSAIHVALETGLELERVFKTLTLLNEKKEFLVVCIPGGDNIDLKKLAKLAGCKKVEMLPLKDLTAYTGYVRGGCSPLGIKKKHLSFIHKSALNYETIIFSGGMRGLQIEMSPKDLIDYLQMTVGDLIV; encoded by the coding sequence TTGAAAAAAACTAATGCAGTTAGGGAATTAGACCAACATAAGATAAAATATTCTTTGAGAGAATATAAAGTTGATGAAAATGATTTAAGTGCTATTCACGTGGCTTTGGAAACAGGTTTAGAATTAGAAAGAGTATTTAAAACATTGACTTTATTAAATGAGAAAAAAGAATTTTTGGTAGTTTGTATTCCCGGTGGAGATAATATTGATTTAAAAAAACTTGCAAAACTTGCCGGTTGTAAAAAAGTAGAGATGTTACCATTAAAAGATTTAACAGCTTATACTGGATATGTAAGAGGTGGTTGTTCGCCACTTGGAATCAAGAAAAAACATTTAAGTTTTATTCATAAATCAGCACTTAACTATGAAACTATAATTTTTAGTGGTGGAATGAGAGGTCTACAAATAGAGATGTCACCAAAAGATTTGATAGATTATCTTCAAATGACAGTTGGAGATCTGATAGTTTAG